In Halopelagius inordinatus, a single genomic region encodes these proteins:
- a CDS encoding DNA-3-methyladenine glycosylase family protein codes for MTTTDWKRVLRSDPVMADLVETYGEVEFAPAESEFERLCTTIINQQLSTQSAAAIRERVFGLFDGEIEPEALAALEHDTLRDAGLSRTKVEYLRNAAEAFRTQDLTREGLAGHTDDEVVDLLTEIRGIGEWSAHMFLMFVLGREDVLPLGDLAVRRGLEDLYGVETRAQMRDIADAWRPFRSYGTLYVWEHYES; via the coding sequence ATGACAACGACTGATTGGAAGCGGGTGCTTCGTTCCGACCCCGTGATGGCTGACCTCGTCGAGACCTACGGAGAGGTCGAGTTCGCTCCCGCCGAAAGCGAGTTCGAGCGACTCTGTACCACCATCATCAACCAGCAACTCTCGACGCAGTCGGCCGCAGCGATTCGCGAACGCGTCTTCGGGCTGTTCGACGGCGAGATAGAGCCCGAAGCGCTCGCGGCCCTCGAACACGACACACTCCGAGACGCCGGACTCTCGCGCACGAAGGTCGAGTACCTCCGCAACGCCGCCGAGGCGTTCCGGACGCAGGACCTCACGCGGGAGGGACTCGCGGGGCACACCGACGACGAAGTCGTCGACCTCCTCACGGAGATCAGAGGTATCGGCGAGTGGTCCGCGCACATGTTCCTGATGTTCGTACTGGGTCGAGAAGACGTCCTCCCATTGGGAGATTTGGCCGTCCGACGCGGACTGGAGGACCTCTACGGCGTCGAGACGCGAGCGCAGATGAGAGATATCGCCGACGCGTGGCGCCCGTTCAGGTCCTACGGAACGCTCTACGTCTGGGAACACTACGAGAGTTAG
- a CDS encoding potassium channel family protein: MYIIVVGGGNIGRPLIDIATSSGNEVVVIEKESVKAEAIAGAFDCLVLNDDATTKDTLLDAGARRADAIISTTDQDATNVMISLLAKELEIPDVVSVVHNPEHMSLFEQIGVNTMENPQRLIAEYLYYAVKRPSIVDYMRVGEEAEVFEIRVAESAPVAGKRLDEAADHGLLPDDTLVVAVERSEADGPITPRGNTEIREGDLLTVYSGRGATPDVTDLFGHYEDHAGASRGSRRANDS; encoded by the coding sequence ATGTACATCATCGTCGTCGGAGGAGGGAACATCGGTCGCCCCCTCATAGACATCGCCACGTCGTCGGGCAACGAGGTCGTCGTAATCGAGAAAGAGAGCGTGAAAGCCGAGGCTATCGCGGGAGCGTTCGACTGTCTCGTTCTCAACGACGACGCGACGACCAAGGACACGCTTTTGGATGCCGGCGCCCGGAGGGCCGACGCGATAATCTCGACGACCGATCAGGACGCGACGAACGTGATGATCAGTCTCCTCGCGAAGGAACTGGAGATACCCGACGTCGTCTCGGTCGTCCACAACCCCGAGCACATGAGTCTCTTCGAACAGATCGGCGTGAACACGATGGAAAACCCCCAACGCCTCATCGCCGAGTATCTCTACTACGCGGTAAAACGTCCCTCTATCGTCGATTACATGCGCGTCGGCGAGGAGGCGGAGGTGTTCGAAATCCGCGTCGCGGAGTCGGCACCGGTCGCGGGGAAACGACTCGACGAGGCGGCGGACCACGGCCTCCTGCCCGACGACACACTCGTCGTCGCCGTCGAACGAAGCGAGGCGGACGGTCCGATAACCCCGCGAGGCAACACGGAGATACGCGAGGGTGATCTCCTGACCGTCTACTCCGGCCGCGGTGCCACACCGGACGTGACCGATCTCTTCGGACACTACGAAGACCACGCCGGGGCGTCCAGAGGAAGTCGGCGAGCGAACGACTCATGA
- a CDS encoding TrkH family potassium uptake protein: MKTTVRTVARDVGRMLQALAALMLVSVVVPLVWGEFWAVPSLLVGGAIPFVIGVALARYFADAPNPGKLHGMMIAASGWFFVALFGSLPFLFVAWTIHLDPAFLGAPDLTGRAASTIGAFRNPINAFFESMSGFTGTGLTMTDDESALPATLQWWRSFVEWVGGVGVIVLTTAILSRPGSGSLTLYESEARSEKIHPSIVSTVRTIWWIFLLFTFVSILVLWLAGMPLWDAINHAMTGLATGGFSITDNSIATYDSAVIDFALVPVMILGSIAFPVHYLMLQGELKNIYTDLQTRWVFGYFGLGTLLLVAVLFFNGTYESLFEAVRYGLFQFVSAASCTGFQTAGSLGTRWSPEAQLTVSLGMFVGAAAGSTVGGIKLIRALTLIKGTAFRIGDAFYPDAAVRHFEVNDRDLTEQEATREFEEAAIIAFLWVVFLAVGIFVLLTVLPTGEFTLENVVFEVASAQGNVGLSSGITGASMPTAAKVMFLFNMWIGRLEIIPVLVLLRALFERGGVYR; encoded by the coding sequence ATGAAAACCACCGTTCGAACGGTCGCACGCGACGTCGGACGGATGCTCCAGGCACTCGCCGCGTTGATGTTGGTGTCGGTAGTCGTCCCTCTCGTCTGGGGTGAGTTCTGGGCCGTCCCATCGCTCCTCGTCGGGGGAGCGATTCCGTTCGTCATTGGAGTCGCACTCGCCCGGTACTTCGCCGACGCGCCGAATCCGGGGAAGTTACACGGGATGATGATCGCCGCCTCGGGGTGGTTCTTCGTCGCGCTATTCGGCTCGCTGCCGTTTCTCTTCGTCGCGTGGACGATTCACCTCGACCCCGCGTTCTTGGGTGCGCCCGACCTGACGGGTCGCGCGGCGAGTACCATCGGCGCGTTCCGGAACCCGATAAACGCCTTCTTCGAGTCGATGAGCGGATTCACCGGAACGGGACTGACGATGACCGACGACGAGAGTGCACTCCCCGCGACGCTTCAGTGGTGGCGGTCGTTCGTCGAGTGGGTCGGCGGCGTGGGCGTCATCGTCCTCACGACCGCCATCCTCTCTCGGCCGGGTAGCGGGTCACTCACCCTCTACGAGTCCGAGGCGCGGTCGGAGAAGATTCACCCGAGTATCGTCTCGACCGTTCGAACCATCTGGTGGATATTCCTCCTCTTCACGTTCGTCTCCATACTCGTCCTCTGGTTGGCGGGGATGCCGCTTTGGGACGCCATCAACCACGCGATGACCGGACTCGCGACGGGCGGGTTCTCGATAACGGACAACAGCATCGCCACGTACGACAGCGCGGTCATCGACTTCGCGCTCGTCCCCGTGATGATTCTCGGGAGTATCGCGTTCCCGGTCCACTACCTGATGCTCCAAGGGGAGTTGAAGAATATCTACACGGACTTGCAGACGCGGTGGGTGTTCGGATACTTCGGACTCGGCACCCTCCTGTTGGTGGCGGTACTGTTCTTCAACGGTACGTACGAATCGCTGTTCGAGGCGGTTCGGTACGGTCTCTTCCAGTTCGTCTCGGCCGCGTCGTGTACGGGGTTCCAGACGGCCGGGTCGCTCGGAACGAGATGGTCGCCGGAGGCGCAACTGACGGTCTCTCTCGGGATGTTCGTCGGCGCGGCCGCCGGGTCTACCGTCGGCGGAATTAAACTCATCCGGGCGTTGACGCTGATAAAGGGGACCGCGTTCAGAATCGGCGACGCGTTCTATCCCGACGCGGCGGTTCGGCACTTCGAGGTCAACGACCGGGACCTCACAGAACAGGAGGCGACCCGAGAGTTCGAGGAAGCCGCGATCATCGCGTTCCTGTGGGTCGTCTTTCTCGCCGTCGGTATCTTCGTCCTCCTCACGGTCCTCCCGACGGGCGAGTTCACGCTCGAAAACGTCGTGTTCGAGGTCGCATCCGCACAGGGGAACGTCGGCCTCTCCTCCGGTATCACCGGCGCGTCGATGCCGACGGCTGCGAAAGTGATGTTTCTGTTCAACATGTGGATCGGACGGCTCGAAATCATCCCGGTTCTCGTCCTTCTGAGAGCACTGTTCGAGCGAGGAGGAGTCTACAGATGA
- a CDS encoding winged helix-turn-helix transcriptional regulator, whose amino-acid sequence MVDRLDEVDKRILYRLVRDARNTSAPTVADEVNVSAGTIRNRIDQLESDGVIRGYHAHVDYERAEGRLTNLVVGTARIDERERLAKQIAEVPGVVNVRQLMCGTGNIHVTTVGEDAQELSRVTRDVSEVGLEVEDEHLLQHEEHRPYHAFGPEGRREGQSIADFMSLSGGAEVVEVSVARGAEIDGLTLREANERGLVAPEVLVVSVERDERILTPKGNTEIRADDLVTLFARGGLSEETVAAFRGD is encoded by the coding sequence ATGGTCGACCGCCTCGACGAAGTCGACAAGCGAATCCTCTATCGCCTCGTCCGCGACGCGCGGAACACCTCCGCGCCGACGGTGGCAGACGAGGTGAACGTCTCCGCCGGGACGATTCGGAACCGAATCGACCAACTGGAGTCCGACGGGGTCATCCGAGGGTATCACGCGCACGTCGACTACGAACGCGCCGAAGGCCGCCTGACGAACCTCGTCGTCGGGACGGCGCGCATCGACGAGCGAGAACGCCTCGCGAAACAGATAGCCGAGGTGCCGGGCGTCGTCAACGTCCGGCAACTCATGTGCGGGACCGGAAACATCCACGTGACGACCGTGGGCGAAGACGCACAGGAACTCTCCCGAGTCACGCGAGACGTCTCCGAGGTGGGCCTCGAAGTCGAGGACGAACATCTCCTCCAACACGAAGAACACCGCCCGTACCACGCGTTCGGACCGGAGGGGCGGCGCGAGGGCCAGTCTATCGCCGACTTCATGTCGCTGTCGGGGGGAGCGGAGGTGGTCGAAGTGAGCGTCGCTCGCGGGGCCGAAATCGACGGCCTGACGCTCAGGGAGGCGAACGAGCGCGGACTCGTCGCCCCGGAAGTGCTCGTCGTCTCCGTCGAACGCGACGAACGGATTCTCACCCCGAAGGGGAACACCGAAATCCGCGCCGACGACCTCGTGACCCTGTTCGCGCGCGGCGGTCTCTCGGAGGAGACCGTCGCCGCGTTCCGCGGCGATTAA
- a CDS encoding universal stress protein, whose product MDSPTLLIPIRFPDPDPLPSSFVDGFTNCRVLLLGLYEGPAGSDPDERQRSLVEANYTLYSLAHQFLRRGETAEVELAMGDDLDGEPTRVAEERDVDALLVPRPMTHLGRVLIAVRDETFAESIAQFVGALDADVITHTTIVNVTESDDVEEKREVLSSLKDRLVDAGFSEFSIDTEVIVSDDPSFEISQKARGHDIIVMGETEEPTFERVFGKTYDSIADRTDVPVVVLRK is encoded by the coding sequence ATGGACTCTCCGACGCTACTGATACCGATACGGTTCCCCGACCCCGACCCGCTTCCGTCGTCGTTCGTCGACGGCTTTACGAACTGCAGAGTCCTCCTTCTCGGTCTCTACGAGGGCCCGGCCGGTTCGGACCCAGACGAACGACAGCGCAGTCTGGTCGAGGCGAACTACACCCTGTACTCTCTCGCTCACCAGTTCCTCCGTCGCGGAGAAACCGCGGAGGTCGAACTGGCCATGGGCGACGACTTAGACGGGGAACCGACGAGAGTCGCCGAGGAACGCGACGTCGACGCGCTGTTAGTTCCGCGTCCGATGACCCACCTCGGGCGCGTTCTCATCGCCGTCAGAGACGAGACGTTCGCCGAGTCGATAGCGCAGTTCGTCGGCGCGTTAGACGCGGACGTCATCACCCACACGACCATCGTGAACGTCACGGAGTCGGACGACGTCGAAGAGAAACGGGAGGTGCTCTCCTCGCTGAAAGACCGGCTCGTCGACGCGGGGTTCTCCGAGTTCTCCATCGACACCGAGGTGATCGTCTCCGACGACCCCTCGTTCGAGATCAGTCAGAAGGCGCGCGGCCACGACATCATCGTCATGGGCGAGACGGAAGAACCGACGTTCGAGAGGGTGTTCGGGAAGACGTACGACTCTATCGCCGACCGAACCGACGTTCCCGTGGTCGTCCTCCGAAAGTGA
- a CDS encoding putative ATP-dependent zinc protease, which produces MSTDGTQVRVGVLSLHTSKETKAILNAVDDLGHRGLWLRQENTAISIEDGEVAIEPDVDIIANRLLLSNTEEPAELLGLATTFERIRPMLNEPAHVLTAIHKFATAATLANWNIKVPDALLALSNEKLNADRERFGDVGVYKSAIGTHGGGTWKVDLTETVNPKVGNRQAFLQDLIERDEEKHRDLRVYIVDGEIIGAMYRYAPDGDWRTNVALGGDVLDATGEMPKEARDTALYAAEVMDLDYVGVDLVEGEEGWFVLEVNPTAGFKGLHKATGKSPAPYIAKAAIERAGGEVDDDRVAELASTLDDSRPASMPRVDPSSDEETPTIGYIEEIIVSGTSGSTQTLAKSDTGATRTSIDTSLAAEIGAGPIKSMTRVRSGSHKSGKARPVVDLVIGIGGTQHTVTASVEDRSHMDYPILLGRDILEHYRVDVRRRADSGSKDDDEREEEYLE; this is translated from the coding sequence ATGTCTACGGACGGAACCCAAGTTCGAGTGGGTGTACTCTCTCTGCACACCAGTAAGGAGACGAAAGCGATTCTCAACGCGGTCGACGACCTCGGCCACCGAGGGTTGTGGCTGCGACAGGAGAACACGGCGATAAGCATCGAAGACGGCGAGGTGGCCATCGAACCCGACGTGGACATCATCGCGAACCGACTGCTCCTGTCGAACACGGAGGAACCCGCGGAACTGCTCGGCCTCGCGACGACGTTCGAGCGCATCCGTCCGATGCTGAACGAACCGGCGCACGTGCTGACGGCGATTCACAAGTTCGCGACGGCGGCGACGCTGGCGAACTGGAACATCAAGGTGCCCGACGCCTTGCTCGCGCTCTCGAACGAGAAACTGAACGCCGACCGCGAACGGTTCGGCGACGTGGGCGTCTACAAGAGCGCAATCGGGACCCACGGCGGCGGCACGTGGAAGGTAGACCTCACGGAGACGGTCAACCCGAAGGTCGGAAACCGACAGGCGTTCCTGCAGGACCTCATCGAACGCGACGAGGAGAAACACCGCGACCTGCGCGTCTACATCGTCGACGGGGAGATAATCGGCGCGATGTACCGCTACGCGCCCGACGGAGACTGGCGGACGAACGTCGCCCTCGGCGGCGACGTTCTCGACGCGACCGGCGAGATGCCGAAAGAGGCCCGCGACACGGCCCTGTACGCGGCGGAAGTGATGGACCTCGACTACGTGGGCGTCGACCTCGTCGAGGGCGAGGAGGGCTGGTTCGTCCTCGAGGTAAACCCGACGGCCGGGTTCAAGGGACTGCACAAAGCGACCGGTAAGAGCCCCGCCCCGTACATCGCAAAGGCCGCGATAGAACGTGCGGGCGGCGAGGTGGACGACGACCGCGTCGCGGAACTTGCATCGACCTTAGACGACTCCCGCCCCGCGAGCATGCCGCGCGTGGACCCCTCCTCCGACGAGGAGACGCCGACGATAGGCTACATCGAGGAGATAATCGTCTCGGGGACCAGCGGTTCGACGCAGACGCTGGCGAAGTCCGACACCGGCGCGACCCGGACGAGTATCGACACGTCGTTGGCGGCCGAAATCGGCGCGGGACCGATAAAGAGCATGACGCGCGTGCGGTCGGGGAGCCACAAGTCCGGTAAGGCCCGTCCGGTCGTCGACTTGGTCATCGGTATCGGCGGCACCCAACACACCGTCACCGCGAGCGTCGAAGACCGCTCGCACATGGACTACCCGATACTCCTCGGCCGGGACATCCTCGAACACTACCGCGTCGACGTGCGCCGCCGCGCGGACTCGGGGTCGAAAGACGACGACGAACGCGAAGAGGAGTACTTGGAGTAA
- a CDS encoding succinylglutamate desuccinylase/aspartoacylase family protein, translating into MSDDVTFTYNGGKVAPGETQNIRYGISETYLGDPVRIPVTIINGERPGPTVFLSAAAHGDELNGIEVVREVAFEWDLSDLAGTLVCMPVLNVPGFLAQQRYLPIYDRDLNRSFPGQYDSTSAKRMAARIFDNFIAPCDFGLDFHTSTRGRTNMLHVRADMSDDGVARLAKAYGPNVIIDSTGSDGILRTEATKVGIPTITIEMGEAHRFQRELIDDALAGVESVFAEYGLRDTTVVRWPGWQTIIDDENEKTWIRADAGGIVDMHHNRGALVNEGDRICTITNPFKDDNVTIDAPFTGLLVGVLENPVVYPGNPLCHLVELEEPVRRVVEQRQSPRGDTRT; encoded by the coding sequence ATGAGCGACGATGTGACCTTCACGTACAACGGCGGGAAGGTCGCTCCGGGAGAGACCCAAAACATCCGGTACGGTATCAGCGAGACCTATCTCGGTGACCCCGTCCGCATCCCGGTCACTATCATCAACGGCGAACGGCCCGGTCCGACGGTGTTCCTCTCCGCGGCCGCCCACGGCGACGAACTGAACGGCATCGAGGTTGTCCGCGAAGTCGCCTTCGAGTGGGACCTCTCGGACCTGGCGGGAACGCTCGTCTGCATGCCCGTTCTGAACGTTCCCGGGTTCTTGGCACAGCAGCGATACCTCCCCATCTACGACCGCGACCTGAACCGGTCGTTCCCCGGACAGTACGACTCCACGAGCGCAAAGCGCATGGCGGCGCGAATCTTCGACAACTTCATCGCGCCCTGCGACTTCGGCCTCGACTTTCACACCTCGACGCGCGGGCGGACGAACATGCTCCACGTCCGCGCCGACATGTCCGACGACGGCGTCGCGCGACTGGCGAAGGCGTACGGGCCGAACGTCATCATCGACAGCACCGGCTCCGACGGGATTCTCCGCACGGAGGCGACCAAAGTCGGCATCCCCACCATCACGATAGAGATGGGGGAGGCCCACCGGTTCCAACGCGAACTCATCGACGACGCCCTCGCGGGCGTCGAATCGGTGTTCGCCGAGTACGGCCTCCGCGACACCACCGTGGTTCGCTGGCCGGGGTGGCAGACGATAATCGACGACGAAAACGAGAAGACGTGGATTCGCGCGGACGCGGGCGGCATCGTGGACATGCACCACAACCGGGGCGCACTCGTCAACGAGGGCGACCGAATCTGCACCATCACGAACCCGTTCAAAGACGACAACGTCACCATCGACGCGCCGTTCACCGGCCTCCTCGTCGGCGTCCTCGAAAATCCGGTCGTCTACCCCGGAAACCCGCTCTGTCACCTCGTCGAACTCGAAGAACCGGTCCGCCGCGTCGTCGAACAGCGGCAATCCCCGAGGGGCGACACCCGCACCTGA
- the sdhC gene encoding succinate dehydrogenase, cytochrome b556 subunit: MSQSYNRGLIEDFGRWREFSAGMWAWVFHKFTGWVLVGYLFTHIAVLSTALQSPDAYTTTIRTLESLLVVRIMEVGLLAVAVFHILNGLRLLFVDLGVGLGSQDKSFYASLVLTGAIVVASVPTFLSGVF; this comes from the coding sequence ATGAGTCAGTCTTACAATCGGGGCCTCATCGAGGACTTCGGCCGGTGGCGGGAGTTCTCAGCAGGGATGTGGGCCTGGGTTTTCCACAAGTTCACGGGCTGGGTGTTAGTGGGCTATCTGTTCACCCACATCGCCGTCCTCTCGACGGCGCTGCAGAGCCCGGATGCGTACACGACCACCATCCGGACGCTGGAGAGTCTGTTGGTGGTCCGTATCATGGAAGTGGGACTCCTCGCAGTTGCCGTCTTCCACATCCTCAACGGGCTTCGCCTCCTCTTCGTCGACCTCGGTGTCGGATTGGGATCGCAGGACAAGAGCTTCTACGCGTCGCTCGTTCTGACGGGGGCGATAGTCGTCGCCAGCGTGCCGACGTTCCTCTCGGGGGTGTTCTGA
- a CDS encoding succinate dehydrogenase hydrophobic membrane anchor subunit yields MAERYSSFERGGSRWLWQRITAAFLVVVLAFHFFLLHFVHHADEVTFAMSAGRMETWTYYSLMVLFLVTATFHGVNGVYNALINQGLTGTRKTAVKWTLGAASLLLVVQGIRTANAWAGITILPF; encoded by the coding sequence ATGGCAGAGCGTTACTCCTCGTTCGAACGCGGCGGTAGTCGGTGGCTCTGGCAGCGAATCACGGCCGCGTTCCTCGTGGTCGTGCTCGCGTTCCACTTCTTCCTGCTTCACTTCGTCCACCACGCGGACGAGGTGACGTTCGCCATGTCGGCGGGGCGGATGGAGACGTGGACCTACTACTCGCTTATGGTGCTTTTCCTCGTGACCGCGACGTTCCACGGGGTCAACGGCGTCTACAACGCCCTCATCAATCAGGGTCTCACCGGAACGCGAAAGACCGCAGTCAAGTGGACGCTCGGCGCCGCGAGCCTCCTCCTCGTGGTGCAGGGCATCCGAACCGCGAACGCATGGGCCGGTATCACCATCCTTCCGTTCTAA
- the sdhB gene encoding succinate dehydrogenase/fumarate reductase iron-sulfur subunit: MSTQVPEQSEEESSASAESDTPAAQKERMRQKRDRAEARERQRQKREQEKAERDEETNVLKVFRYDPEVAGKQEPRFDEFHVPYHKGMTVLDALMYARDEYDSSLTFRHSCRQAICGSDAFFINGRQRLGCKTQLSDLEEPVRVEPLPHAEVVKDLVVDMDHFYDQMEAVEPYFQTNDLPDDELEEQKQSRENREKVKMSTRCIWCGACMSSCNIAAGDNEYLGPAAINKAYRFTMDEREGEDIKQHRMEILEQEHGVWRCQTQFSCSNVCPKDIPLTEHIQELKREAVKSNLKFW; the protein is encoded by the coding sequence ATGAGCACACAAGTTCCCGAACAATCCGAGGAAGAATCGTCCGCGAGCGCGGAGTCGGACACTCCCGCCGCTCAAAAAGAGCGCATGCGACAGAAGCGCGACAGAGCGGAGGCCCGCGAGCGCCAGCGGCAGAAGAGAGAACAGGAGAAAGCCGAAAGAGACGAGGAGACGAACGTTCTGAAGGTGTTCCGGTACGACCCCGAAGTCGCCGGAAAACAAGAACCCCGCTTCGACGAGTTCCACGTCCCCTACCACAAGGGGATGACCGTCCTCGACGCTCTGATGTACGCCCGCGACGAGTACGATTCGAGTCTGACCTTCCGACACTCCTGTCGACAGGCCATCTGTGGGTCGGACGCGTTCTTCATCAACGGGCGTCAGCGACTCGGCTGCAAGACGCAACTGTCCGACCTCGAAGAGCCGGTTCGCGTCGAACCGCTCCCCCACGCCGAAGTCGTCAAGGACCTCGTCGTGGACATGGACCACTTCTACGACCAGATGGAGGCGGTCGAACCCTACTTCCAGACGAACGACCTGCCGGACGACGAACTGGAAGAACAAAAGCAGTCCCGAGAGAACCGCGAGAAGGTCAAGATGTCCACGCGCTGTATCTGGTGCGGTGCGTGTATGTCCTCGTGTAACATCGCCGCGGGCGACAACGAGTATCTCGGCCCGGCGGCCATCAACAAAGCCTACCGTTTTACGATGGACGAACGCGAGGGCGAGGACATCAAACAACACCGGATGGAGATTCTGGAGCAGGAACACGGCGTCTGGCGCTGTCAGACCCAGTTTTCCTGCAGCAACGTCTGTCCGAAAGACATCCCCCTGACGGAACACATCCAGGAACTGAAGCGCGAAGCCGTCAAGAGCAACCTGAAGTTCTGGTGA
- a CDS encoding FAD-binding protein, with product MYEHDVIVVGAGGAGLRAAIAAQEAGADVAIVSKLHPVRSHTGAAEGGINAALREGDSWTDHAYDTMKGSDYLGDAPAVEALCRESPKETMQLEHWGMAFSREEDGTVSQRPFGGLSFPRTTYAGAETGHQLLHTMYEQLVKRGIQVYDEWYVSRLAVTDEADPEERTCHGVVAYDIQSGEISGFHARDGVILATGGLGQVYDHTTNAVSNTGDGVAMAYRAGVPIEDMEFIQFHPTTLPSTGVLISEGVRGEGGILYNENSERFMFEYGYANNAGELASRDVVSRAELTEVNEGRGIEDEYVHLDMRHLGEERILDRLENILHLAEDFEGVDGLEEPMPVKPGQHYAMGGIETDENGETCVNGLYAAGECACASVHGSNRLGGNALPELIVFGKRAGYHAAGKDVEDAKIETGQRGEWERGDVDTPVEPGAIASSSDDVVADGGAAASGGSSSLTPEGYVERALEAERERVDHLLGKDDGIQQAEIRADVQKSMTQNVNVFREEPGLKQALRDIREARERYEDVYVADKSRTFNTDLIQTIEMQNILDVAEAITLGALARDEFRGAHWRKEAQERRDDVWLKHTMLSWNGGTPELWYRPVILEGEDKTYEPKVRSY from the coding sequence ATGTACGAACACGACGTTATCGTGGTCGGCGCGGGCGGCGCGGGCCTCCGCGCGGCCATCGCGGCGCAAGAAGCAGGAGCGGACGTTGCTATCGTCTCGAAGCTCCACCCGGTCCGAAGCCACACGGGTGCCGCGGAGGGCGGTATCAACGCGGCGCTCCGAGAGGGCGACTCGTGGACGGACCACGCGTACGACACGATGAAAGGCTCGGACTACCTCGGGGACGCCCCCGCGGTGGAGGCGCTCTGTAGAGAGAGCCCCAAAGAGACGATGCAGCTCGAACACTGGGGGATGGCGTTCTCCCGCGAGGAGGACGGCACCGTCTCCCAGCGACCGTTCGGCGGTCTGTCGTTCCCGCGGACGACGTACGCGGGCGCCGAAACCGGTCACCAACTGCTCCACACGATGTACGAGCAGTTGGTCAAACGGGGCATTCAGGTGTACGACGAGTGGTACGTCTCGCGACTCGCCGTCACCGACGAGGCCGACCCCGAAGAGCGGACGTGTCACGGCGTCGTCGCCTACGACATCCAGTCCGGCGAGATATCCGGCTTCCACGCCCGAGACGGGGTCATCCTCGCGACGGGCGGACTCGGACAGGTGTACGACCACACGACGAACGCCGTCTCCAACACCGGCGACGGCGTCGCCATGGCGTATCGGGCGGGCGTCCCGATAGAGGACATGGAGTTCATCCAGTTCCATCCGACGACGCTCCCTTCGACCGGCGTTCTCATCTCCGAGGGCGTCCGCGGGGAGGGCGGCATCCTCTACAACGAGAACAGCGAGCGGTTCATGTTCGAGTACGGCTACGCGAACAACGCCGGGGAACTCGCCTCCCGCGACGTGGTGTCGCGCGCGGAGTTGACGGAGGTAAACGAGGGCCGCGGCATCGAGGACGAGTACGTCCACCTCGACATGCGCCACCTCGGCGAGGAGCGCATCTTGGACCGCTTGGAGAACATCCTCCACCTCGCGGAGGACTTCGAGGGCGTCGACGGCCTCGAAGAACCGATGCCGGTCAAGCCCGGACAACACTACGCGATGGGCGGCATCGAGACGGACGAGAACGGCGAGACGTGCGTCAACGGCCTGTACGCGGCCGGGGAGTGCGCCTGTGCTTCCGTCCACGGTTCGAACCGACTGGGCGGCAACGCCCTGCCGGAACTCATCGTCTTCGGCAAGCGCGCCGGCTACCACGCCGCGGGCAAGGACGTCGAGGACGCGAAGATAGAGACCGGTCAGCGCGGCGAGTGGGAACGCGGCGACGTCGACACGCCCGTCGAACCGGGCGCGATAGCGTCCTCGAGCGACGACGTCGTCGCCGACGGCGGCGCGGCGGCGTCCGGCGGGTCCTCCTCGCTGACGCCCGAGGGGTACGTCGAACGCGCCCTCGAAGCCGAACGCGAACGCGTCGACCACCTCTTGGGGAAGGACGACGGCATCCAACAGGCGGAGATTCGCGCCGACGTCCAGAAGTCGATGACGCAGAACGTCAACGTCTTCCGCGAGGAACCGGGCCTCAAGCAGGCGCTTCGAGACATCCGCGAGGCGCGCGAACGCTACGAGGACGTGTACGTCGCCGACAAGTCGCGCACGTTCAACACGGACCTCATCCAGACCATCGAGATGCAGAACATCCTCGACGTGGCCGAAGCGATAACGCTCGGCGCACTCGCGCGCGACGAGTTCCGCGGCGCGCACTGGCGGAAAGAAGCCCAAGAGCGACGCGACGACGTGTGGCTCAAACACACGATGCTGTCGTGGAACGGGGGGACGCCCGAACTCTGGTACCGGCCGGTCATCCTCGAAGGCGAGGACAAGACGTACGAACCGAAGGTTCGGAGCTACTGA
- a CDS encoding helix-turn-helix domain-containing protein, with translation MQRPIQSNSPSGTGLSTMPADLESPRAKLVYLYLSTQGDASITDLQNGLEMKKLSLYSILGTLRERGLVDQDAERYRIA, from the coding sequence ATGCAACGACCCATCCAGTCCAACTCGCCGTCCGGCACAGGTCTCTCGACGATGCCCGCCGATTTGGAGTCTCCCAGGGCGAAACTGGTCTATCTCTATCTCTCGACGCAGGGCGACGCTTCGATTACCGACCTACAGAACGGATTGGAGATGAAGAAGCTCTCGTTGTACAGCATCCTCGGGACGTTGCGCGAACGGGGCCTCGTCGACCAGGACGCCGAACGCTACCGTATCGCCTGA